The sequence ggactaacctcagagggaggcaatggtaaaccccctctgaataccgcttaccatgaacaccctatttatagggtagccataagttgggatcgacttgaaggcagtccgacAGACACATATTATTTCTGTAGTTAATTCATTTGAAAAACGATGATTGATATGAATTCTGGCAAACGTATCCTGACTATGTAAGAGCAGACACATATACTGAACATAAGGTTGCACAAAAATTATTCTTATGGCACAATCATTACATTTGCTTACCCACTGCACTACTATTACATCAGAGTTGAATGTTGTGATTTTACAGACATAATACATGTTGGAATCTTCAAAAAAAGCTTGAAGGATTTTGTGACTATGACAAAGCAGATCCACCCTTTTGATTTTTTGCTGCTATGCTAGATCATCGTGGCTATTCTTCTGGAACAAAATATAGAAGTAGGCTTCCCTTGATGCCATTGTCATTCCTGTAGCCAGTCCTAATAACTCAGGACTGTACAGTAATCATATGCTTTTTTCAACTTCCTCAGCAATTAACTTGGTACAGTATAAAGTGGTTTATTTCTATACCACAAACTGCATTTTGAAAGCTTTTAGTGTTCATTTATTTAGGGTAGTATCCAATGCACTCATTCCATTAGCATAAGAATTTACACTTGTGGAATAGAACTTTCTTCCACTCTCCTCTCCCCAAAGCATGCCCCCTCCACAAAAACCCCAAGAATACATTTAGGGGACatgcaagggggaggagaggagggaaagttCCACTGCATAAGCATAAATCATTGCACTAACAGAATTAGTTATTTAGTGCTGCATTGCATACATGctgctgtatttattttaaatagtACATTGTCCACTCATCACTCATGCATgcagtctgttgttgttgttgttgttgttgttatgtgccttcaagttgattataacttatggcaaccctatgaatcagtgacctccaatagtatctgtcatgaaccaccctgttcagatcttgtaagttcaggtctgtgataTGACCCCataaggaaaggagggggccagaGGCCTCCCAATGCTGTTGGCCTTCATCGGACATCATCGCTTAAcactagctatgctggctggggctaatgggagttgaagtccaaccacTTCCACAGTTACAGATTTCCACCTACCAAatgttggtccatctaactcagtattgcctacaccgtCTTGCAGTGGCTGCCCTGAGTTTCAGGCAGAAATAtttccccacctggagatgccagggactgaatcaggggttttctgcatgcaaggctctaCTACAAGTCTTCCCCAGTATGTACAGAGAGAGGCCTGATAAATGCAAAGGCCCCATTCAACATCAGTGGAACTAAGTTTGTCAGGACTAAACCATTCCCAtggatttaaaaacaattgtttattCTTGTCTCTATAAACTCAAATGTGTAAAAAACCAGGACATTTCCCTTTCAGTCTGAATGCAAAACTTGGATTAACTGTATTCAAAAAAGGAAAATCTTTAAAACTATTTTGCAAACCACACACCATGGTCATAAAGTAGAAATACCACACACTAATTATACTGGAGTGCATGCACAACCCATCAAATTCTACATGAAGAACAAGGTTTTGCTACTTCCCTTTCCCCTCTACCCCATGGGGAACATTCACCctgagtaaaataaaaataatgtggcATCCTAGAGGCTAGCAGGCTTAATTTGGCATGACATTTCATATCAAAATCCTATCAAAGTGGGTAATTACTTCTAAAAACACATACCATGCCATGAGAAACCAGCTAGAATGTGGACCAAATTACACATTACATGCAAAAAGTAACAGTATCTTGACAACTCTTTTTTAAGCTTGAagagccatggggggggggagagatcctttctccTGCTATCATTTTTCTGTTCCATAGTGTCTTTAGCCCCTTTGGGGGTTTATAACACATGTCTGCATTGAAGGTGCATCCAATACCGTCACACTTCTGGAATTTTATTCCAAGAAAAAGGCAACTGCTGACccccaaagaaaacaaaagctGGTTTCCAAACCAGAGCCTTATTACTGACAAAGTCTTGACCAAGTTGTTTAAGTTTATATCCACTTGGTCTAACAATGTTTGTTTATGCTATGGAATCATCAGGGAAAAGATGCACTGATGACCAGCACACAAATGACTCCTGTTCTATCCTAAACTAGCTTGTTGTCATTTTTTTCCCTTAAGGCAGAGGTCCTGTCTGTGAACAGGCAACAATTCAAGAGATGAAACTTGCATTTGCTTATTTGGCAAACATTCAACATGTTGAGCTTTCCCTATCACACTGCCATTAAAAACATTTCCTGGAAAAAAAATAGCATCTCTATTAAGAATGGGGTGTACCAAGCAGAAATaagagggggggggagtgagaaAGGCCTCAAACGTGCTTTTCTGATTCTTTAGTGTTGTTGTCTCTCTTTTTCCTTCTGTAGAAATAAACAGGCACCTTCTTTCGGGGAAGCTGGGAAATCAAGACGAATATCCCCATCTTTGGTGCAGGACTCCTCTTAGGACGGGTGCCACTTACATACCTTAAATAGGAAGGGCTACAATGGAGCAATCACACTAGAGTTCCTTTGATTTCTCCCTTTCGGGATCTCTCTGGGTTGTTCGCTGCCGGTTACATAACAAACATCGGGCGGGGAGGCTTAAAGAGCTGGTCTTTTTTTGATTATTTTTCCACAGACCCAGCCTCGCCGCCGCTTCCCATCTTACCTCACTGCCCGCTTCCCGCTCAGAAGACATGGCGGGGAGAGGGGCGACAAAACGTCAACGCCCCACCAACAACGACTTCCACCCAGCCCCTCAACCACCAGCCCAGCCGGCGCGCACAAAAGCCGTGAGGGAGCGACCCGCGGTTCTCAAGTGGTCGCAACCAATCAACAGCCGCATTCCGCTCATGTGACCGTCGTCATGACAGCAGAGGCAAAAGTAAAAGGCTTCAGGCCAAACGGCATTTGTTTACAAAGTTCTTGAAGAGTTCACGTCCAGCCTCTCATCTTTCGGATGTTATCAACCTCTTTGTTGATGACCCAGCCGACGGCTGGTATAAGAAAACAATACATCTAGACTTCagactttttttggtctatttttgaTATTTGGTAATATCTTTGTCTTGTAATTTAATCAATTGTCTAACGGACAATCACTAATTGGTTCCCTCCCCATATAACCATTACTATGAACACACATCTACCGCACAGACACCACTTTTCCGGTTGTTAGTCTAGCATTATGTACTATGAAAAATGTGTAAAACCAATTTTAACCACCCCCCATGCAGTGCCCACAATAGAAAATTTGCAGCTTCAGTTACTAGCAACAAACAAATTATCATGTACTGCATTACTAatagtaaacatttttgcaagtttTAATAGTAGCTAAAGGATTGTTTTGCCCAGAGAAGTTACAAAATATGTAAacttatttataaaataatttacatTTGCATTTGGGGGCATACCCCACCCAAAGGTCTTACAACAaaataaatgcaatataaaacaatggCAGTACCATTAAGTCATCTAATTATTAGACTAGTTTTAAACAAATGAAACTATCCCTTCTAAAATAGCTCACTCACAAAAGCCCTTATTGAAGAGAAAATGCAtactgagaaaaaagtccaacatgtAGGCTAACAATTTATAAAAGCCTGTTAGGACTACTGCATAAGTACACAGGCAAACAGGAGTTCACATATTTTACAGTGCAACATCTCTTATTTCTCAAGTGAATATTGAGTTTTGTTTGTGCCAAAACTTGGGAATAGACTttttgtggatatagctgcccaattcctaCTCCTGTATTGCTACAAGTAAAAGTCTAAAGctacagtcctaaccccacttacctaggagtaagtcccattgattgaaTTTAAGGGGACTTACTTTCTACTGCATCTGTACAGGGAAAAAAGCTTGCACTTTGGAAAAAACATACTTCTACGCAACCATGAGGTTGCATTATGTAACACTGCCATTTTGGAACAGCTGCAATAGGTCAATCATTTGATCTGTTGTTTACTTAAAAACCTACATTGCTACCTAGACTTTGGAACTGCCTGCTTACTGACATCATGCAGGGACCTTCACTTTACTCTTTCTAGTgtctgcttaaaatattttttttagacaagcctatccagTTTTGTGGAAGTTACGTGTGTTTTTAGTTTGTTGATGATCTTAagtttctgaatgtttttaaatactggtTTTAACTGTCGTCTTGATTTTATTTGTAAACCATTTTtaattacaatcaagcagtatataaattttgttcaataaaataaaaaacaaaaatacaatttagtTTTCCTCAAAATGTAATTCTATTACTACCATATTTAATCTAGTGGTTATCGAATGCTATGAGAATAGCTGTATATATGGTGATTCTGGGAGCAAAAACCTTGTAGAATGTGGTGTTGGTGCAAACTTCATGAGAAATCTCtgctttcatgttttaaaaagaataatgTTGTATCTCTTATGGTTGTGAAGATAAACATTAAAACTCCTGTACAATACTTGCTTCCAATGACTAGCAAAACAAGAATTTTAAGTCTGCTAAATTTCCATGTTACACAGGTCACGGAATGGGGGGGCATCTACTATCATGTTTTGGCAGTCACCTTAGAACATTCCTGTATTAGCATCCATTCTGTGCCCATGAAAATAAATCCAAGCTTACCAGCCGCAATTAAATTAGATCTACAAATAGTTCTTGCTATTTAgaatcatttcaaaagaaaaatgaCTTTCCTGTCCATTCAGACAGAACGGAAGTTCCATTATGCAAATCAATGCTGCTGAATTAAGCAACCTGTGTTTAATATTCAATACATTTACCTTTACCTCGTAGCTCGAGCCATATTCAATACATGAATTCTGACCAGCCCAGGAAAGCACCCAAAATGTTTGCAAGAGTAGTTCCACCTCTGTCACCATACTAAATATGGGAGGAAAGTCCGTTTAGATTATGTATGACCATCCCCTTGTAGCTCCAACCTCTGGGGGAGGGAATTGGGCATGTAATCTGCTTGTCAGTGGTTTGACATGGGAAAGTGTCTACCCAAGGACAAGCTAGAACATATTGCTATCCCCTCCTAACTGTCCTCCACACAGCTATTTCTTCCTTCCTACCACCAGCCATTGCTCTTCGCCAGCTGGTACTTAACATGTAAGCCATTAGCCCAACTAGCTCTGGCTAGAAGACAAGGGAGGCACTGATGAAATGCAGCCatgaccagctgctgttggggaGAGGTGAGAACCACCCAGCTTATAAGTAGAGGAAATCTTTGTCATGATGAACAGACCTGTAGAGGCCTGGAAAGAGGGCCATTGATCACTCTTATTAGTGCTTATCTGATCCATTAACCCTGCTTTGTATGAtctgttttgtttctttgtgAAGCTGTTTACAGCAAACAAAGCTCTAGATAAGTGATGACAGTAGTACTGCTGTACTGGACAATTGTTTTGGTGTAACAGACTTTTCTGTACAACAACAAAACTGAATCAAAAATTGGCTTTTATAAGTTTCCCCATGTGGACAGTAGTAAGTTTAAGTTATGAAATACAGAGATCTAACATTAAAAATAGGTTTATTTCATCAAATCTGTTTCAGCAGCTGAAAAGCCACAGGTTGAATTGTTCCAACAATTGTAAGAAGCTTCATTACTAAGAATAAAAAGGCCTAGATCTTTGAAGATTTTTATAATAAACACATTACATATACGTTGTAAACTTTATTGAACAAAACTGACAAAATCAAATAGGCACTTGTTAACAGTTAAGTGAGAATTCACGACCATAGCAGCCTACTTTGTTTGCATTTTACTGAGCTCTGTTGCTGTGTATAATACAGCTCATGCACAGGTAATGACTTGTGTGTATAGTTTTCTCAAGTATTCACTGAATACTACCaacatatttacatttatacataaagTTCCAGAAACTGAGAGCCTGTTCATTTTTGCTGGCTTTTTGGAAGTGGTCTTCTGAAAAGGAGGATGTGTGGTtctgtgaaaagaaaaaaatggaagtttATACATCTGTCCCTAGACATATACTATATCTGTCCCTAGGCGTATACTATAACTTTTAGGTAGAATTTCCAGTAAACACTTTCCGTAAGTTGGAACAAACAGCACCAAATTCACCTAGTCCTTGCTACTTACTTTGTCCCACTTCCACATCAAAGACATAAAAGCTCTAGTGAAAAGATTTTCAGAATAGCTTGTTTAGGTACATGGACTCCCTTTTACCTGGTTCATGAATCATATAGTGGACCCAGCCAAGGCTTTGCTGAACACCAAGTCTTCTCCATTCTTCTTCAGTCATTAGATGAGTTTTTGGTACTTGCTTTGAGAGCTCTCTTGGTAACATTACATGCCTAGAAGAGGAAAGAAACcacattaaggttgcaatccaatacatgtctactcagaagtcagctcAGTTCAGTCGGACTTGTTCCCAAGTGTGTGTTAGATTGCAGTCCAAGTCATATTTATATAACCACAAATAGTTCTGTACAATTTGTTAAGAATGAAAAAAGCTTTCTACCGGACTCCACAGCACTTCCAAAGTGCTTGAACATTTTAGGCTTCAGGCTAGCCTTCTGCCTACGATTTTTGTTCATAATACCTTAACTGAAAGTATGATGTTAACAATATCAATGTTTGGATGTTTGTCAGTGCACTATTATTAACTTTAGTTTTTTGATACTTTTAGAGAAACTTAACAGCTTTCTCTATGGCAAGAGAACTCGGGATTATCAGGCTTGCAAACTGCCATTTGCTTATGGCAAATAGCCTCCATGCATGAAAGCGCAACTAAAACTTGGTTCTCACACAACTGGACAATAGTCGAGCTGTAGACAGGCTGCAACTTTTATGAGGTTATTTTGTAAGCCTGGTCACTATCAAGACTAACTCTCACAACGTTAGCACTTCAAAAGGAGAGCCCAAAGACATGTATGAAAAGCACATTAAAACTGTCATTGTAGTCGAGCGTAAACAGTTGGCCTCAGACCGGTAGACCCAGGCCCAAATCTCTACTCATAAACCTTACCGGGGGCACATGCTAGGCCAGGGCTGCTTCTCAGCAAGGTTCTGGATAAGATAAAATGGAGCGCGGGGCGGGGTGGAGAGAGGGGAGCGCTCttttcagctccttggagaatgAGCGGGATTTAACACACAAACGGTACGAAGTTACGAAGCAACAGACATTTGTCTTCCGTAGGCCTCCAGCTCTTTCTAGGGGATCTTCAGGGAACTACGGTTTAGGAACGGAGGACGCGAAGGGGGTAGGAGAAGAAGGTCGACACCGTGTTGCTTGTTTGCGCCCAGAGCTTCCCGGCTTCACAAGCAGCCCTTCTCTGGCCTCGCCCTGCTCTGTCCTTTGTTTTAAGCCCGTTTTATAGCGGGCGGCGCGAGCGATGCGGTTCGCTTCCACCCGCGCTTAGCCGGCGGGCGGAAAGGAGAAAACACAGGAGACGGAAGAGGAAGCCCACTATATTCTGAGGTACTCGAGCAAAAGAGGGCTGATGGGCGtgaaggggggaagagaaaaaggaAATAAGACGACGGGAGACACCAGGAAAATGAGCGAGAGAGCCAGCCCCATCTCcaacctcccccccaccccacgtAGGAGGAAGACTCCCACGACCGACCGCACCGGTACTCGTAGTTCTCGTCGAAGTATTTGTCTGAGTAGTAGATCTGCTTGTGGGCCATTAcgaagatggtggtggtgaatggCGGCAACCACAGCTCCCTCTGATCCCACCGAAGGCGCCcgctcctccctcctccttcgcCTCAGCAACAGTGCTAAGTGACTTGCCTATAGCCAGCCCACTGCCCCGACTCAATTTGAATCCATCGGCTGAACTCTGATTGGAAGGTGGCGCGGACTAATCGGGGCGCGCGCTGTCACGTGACACAGGCTGCTGCGATTTgattccttcctcttctcccatttCTCCTCGCTCTCTTTCTGGTTTCGCCAATCGGAAGGAGCCATGAGCAAGTCATGCCGCGAGGCATGCGCGTCCCCTTCCTCCTCGGGTAGATGGTATGGTAGCTGGCTGAAAGTTTCAGTTGTTTGTAGACTTCTCGGTTAGGGCTCTGTTTGCGTTGAGCTCTGTTGTATGCTGTCTCCTTCCCAAAAGAAAGAAGGAGTTCTATTCCAgacgttgatcacaagctgaatatgagcccaaagtgtgatgtggctgcaaaaaaggcaaatgctatattaggctgcattaacggaagtatactttccaaatcgtgtgaagtactagttaccctctattcagcactggttaggcctcatcttgaatactgcgggaatgctttgatttggatttctgcattgagcaggggggtggacttgatggccttgtaggccccttccaactctactattctatgattctgtgattcaggCTTCTAGTAGAGCAAACAATATCATTACCACTATTAGATTATTTGCATCCTTTTTCAGTGGAAATTGTGACTATGCATGGTCCGATCCTCTGCATGTCTGCTCTGAAGTGAAgcccttttgagttcagtgagataaACTCTCACGGTAGTATTGCAACGTAAATCGTTCCTTTCCTGGCCCAATGCAATGTTGCTAAACAGAGCTGATATGTATCGATATATATCACGAATGCTTTAATATCCTTAAGTTCAAAAGTTTGAACATACTCTTTCCCCATCTCAAAATAATTTGAGATGTATTTTGTACAATTGGGACAAAGTAGTATTCCCTTGCTTATGTGTTTATtcattgtttaaaacattttaccCTGTTCCTCAGCTGAAAAGACTCCCCAGTAAGCTCCTGCCCTCAAGCTTGCAGTCTATGGCGTAAAATAAAAAGATATGGGAAGAGGAAAGAAACAAGCTTCCTTGTTGAGGATGTTTGTACTGAAGTACATGTCAAggagagaatgcagtaattgtacacaaatcagtgggatttgcttTATGAGACTAAAGTGTGTTCCTAAGTCAGAGTTCCTTATTTGCAGTTTCTAGTTTTTCTGTTGATTAAATAAGAGACGTTGGTTTCTGAGCTTTCACATATTATTTAAATCCATTTTTATAGTCTTCTGGAtctcctgttttatttttaattttatttttaaaatgtggttgATTGAGTTTGGACTGCCCCAAATGCTGTTTCTAGACCACTGGGAGCTTTGGAAGCTCCAGTGTGTTGGTTCCTGGTGACCCTAGTCCAAAGCTTCATTTGTGCAAGCAGGGTGCCTCCTCCATCACTGACATTTGAAACAACAAAAATAGGGAGCTGTGATTTAAATTGTTTGAAACCTCTTTGAATAGTCTTTAAAGCACCCTAAATACTATGTCCACCTGATGATCCC is a genomic window of Rhineura floridana isolate rRhiFlo1 chromosome 1, rRhiFlo1.hap2, whole genome shotgun sequence containing:
- the CKS2 gene encoding cyclin-dependent kinases regulatory subunit 2; amino-acid sequence: MAHKQIYYSDKYFDENYEYRHVMLPRELSKQVPKTHLMTEEEWRRLGVQQSLGWVHYMIHEPEPHILLFRRPLPKSQQK